A region of Haliotis asinina isolate JCU_RB_2024 chromosome 9, JCU_Hal_asi_v2, whole genome shotgun sequence DNA encodes the following proteins:
- the LOC137295654 gene encoding G-protein coupled receptor moody-like: MMNIINTTNNDTVGNPTKHLPEAIFISAEALTILFAIVGFAGNLLTVFAIVTSNLKTNLNSILIGNLSFAQVIYCVLILPLQALIYHYRDWILPSDLCVLHAAVRFWLIGVNMMLLSAIALYRFLHIVHPTIYSKFSSRGPFLAVVVICWVFSLYFCITPIIGIWGSFSFQEAILQCTFTFSSNKSHKITTVTLGFVIPCIFICFCYARIGCMAYFSRKRVTRTASQYRRQKAQKDSLRLTGMMLFIFCGFLLGTTPYFVSNILDPKVKYPLPHIWAPFMAWLLYCMNPVIYTVMDRNFQNAYRRLLTCQLCVKGDNSQSLNQETSYAHR; encoded by the coding sequence ATGATGAACATTATCAACACCACCAACAACGACACAGTGGGCAATCCCACAAAACATCTCCCAGAAGCAATCTTCATATCAGCCGAGGCTTTAACAATCTTGTTTGCAATTGTGGGATTTGCAGGGAATCTTTTAACAGTATTTGCAATTGTAACATCCAATCTCAAAACAAATCTGAACAGTATTTTAATCGGCAATTTGAGTTTTGCCCAAGTGATCTACTGTGTCTTGATCCTGCCTCTACAAGCCCTCATATACCACTACCGAGACTGGATCCTTCCGTCAGACCTGTGTGTCCTCCATGCAGCAGTTCGATTCTGGCTGATTGGTGTCAACATGATGCTCCTGAGTGCTATAGCTTTGTACCGATTCCTTCACATCGTACATCCAACCATCTACTCCAAGTTTTCCAGCCGAGGGCCGTTTTTGGCGGTGGTAGTAATCTGCTGGGTGTTTTCCCTGTATTTCTGCATCACACCGATTATTGGAATATGGGGATCATTCTCATTTCAGGAGGCGATTCTTCAGTGTACATTCACCTTTAGTTCGAACAAGTCCCATAAAATAACCACAGTCACGTTAGGATTTGTGATACCGTGCATTTTTATCTGCTTCTGTTATGCCAGAATTGGATGCATGGCATACTTTTCCCGAAAACGAGTGACACGGACTGCCAGTCAATATCGGCGTCAAAAAGCTCAAAAAGATTCCCTTCGTCTCACTGGAatgatgttgtttattttctgtgGATTTCTTCTAGGTACAACACCTTACTTTGTAAGCAATATTCTGGACCCAAAAGTGAAGTATCCCCTGCCCCACATCTGGGCTCCATTCATGGCCTGGCTTCTGTACTGCATGAACCCAGTCATCTACACCGTGATGGACAGAAACTTCCAGAACGCATACCGCAGACTGTTGACCTGCCAATTGTgtgtcaagggagacaactctcagAGTCTGAACCAAGAGACATCCTATGCCCACCGCTAA